A single region of the Fusarium fujikuroi IMI 58289 draft genome, chromosome FFUJ_chr05 genome encodes:
- a CDS encoding probable homoaconitase precursor — translation MSSIPIDTRLTISNMTTEWGALSGLFPIDTTLECWLRYKATEAAMFPDHSAKERITHERIDELCASPLDADPDALYAKQLYLNLVVSCTNSRHSDIQAAVAVFKEAAKANGGVVPKIVDVVKMFIAAASSREQEAAEDSGDWQVLLDAGAEALVMGSREALAYLGSPEVVAASALKGIISGPGAYKVPENWAGVDHGYGNSFIGNVESTETSSNGPAVEILPGFPESVREEIVFMDIDSQDTDQIYPRSMTYESNVSKEAMAKACMKDYDPDFQKVSRPNNILVSGNGFGCGSSPIFSPSNSINHGLMGLELPRLIRGRRAAFPKDAKRPIPTFRTGWMLKWDVKKSMVHVQEGEGGEESAEKVGDIPPNVQEIIALGGLHERCRHELKKAS, via the exons ATGAGCAGCATCCCTATTGATACTCGACTTACG ATCAGTAACATGACAACAGAATGGGGCGCTCTGTCTGGAT TGTTTCCTATTGACACTACACTCGAATGCTGGCTGCGGTATAAAGCTACCGAAGCAGCCATGTTTCCGGACCACTCAGCGAAGGAGCGCATCACACATGAACGAATCGATGAGCTTTGCGCCAGCCCACTGGATGCTGACCCCGATGCTCTGTATGCAAAGCAATTGTATCTCAATCTTG TTGTGAGCTGCACAAACTCTCGACACTCAGACATCCAAGCCGCAGTCGCCGTGTTCAAAGAGGCTGCAAAAGCCAATGGAGGTGTCGTTCCAAAGATCGTGGATGTTGTTAAAATGTTCATCGCGGCAGCATCGTCACGCGAACAAGAGGCAGCTGAGGACTCCGGTGACTGGCAAGTACTACTTGATGCCGGTGCTGAGGCGCTTGT AATGGGATCGCGCGAGGCGCTCGCCTATCTTGGAAGCCCGGAGGTTGTGGCAGCTAGCGCACTCAAGGGTATCATCTCCGGACCAGGTGCTTATAAAGTACCTGAGAATTGGGCTGGAGTTGACCATGGGTATGGCA ACTCGTTCATTGGTAACGTTGAGTCAACGGAGACATCATCAAATGGTCCTGCGGTTGAGATCCTCCCAGGCTTCCCAGAGTCTGTTCGCGAAGAAATCGTTTTCATGGACATAGACAGTCAGGATACCGACCAGATCTATCCTAGATCGATGACCTATGAAAGCAATGTGTCCAAGGAAGCTATGGCAAAGGCTTGCATGAAAGACTACGACCCGGATTTTCAGAAAGTTAGTCGGCCAAACAACATTCTCGTTTCTGGAAATGGCTTTGGCTGCGGTTCTTCTC CAATATTTTCTCCCAGCAATTCCATTAACCACGGCCTTATGGGACTCGAACTGCCACGTCTTATTCGAGGCCGCCGTGCCGCTTTTCCTAAGGACGCAAAGAGGCCCATCCCTACGTTCAGAACTGGGTGGATGCTCAAATGGGATGTGAAGAAGAGTATGGTTCACGTTCAGGAAGGCGAAGGCGGAGAAGAGTCGGCAGAGAAGGTTGGCGACATTCCGCCCAATGTGCAAGAAATCATAGCTCTTGGAGGTTTGCACGAGCGGTGTAGGCATGAATTGAAGAAGGCAAGTTAG
- a CDS encoding related to VPS60 involved in vacuolar protein sorting produces MNRFFGAKPAGPKPTLNGAITNLDTRISSLDTKLKALNAELGAYQEKLSRMREGPGKQAMKQKALKVLQRRKAYEAEKDKLESQVWNMEQASNMQDNLKNVMTQVDAMKTTNKELKKQYGKIDIDKIERLQDEMADLMDVGNEIQESLARSYDIPEDVEEDELDAELEALGMEVEMEHEMGGAVPGFLQDEVVPEFVDEPPQTEDKVKQVAG; encoded by the coding sequence ATGAACCGCTTCTTCGGCGCCAAGCCCGCGGGTCCCAAACCCACCCTCAACGGCGCCATAACCAACCTCGACACCCGCATATCCTCCCTCGACACCAAACTCAAAGCCCTCAACGCCGAGCTGGGCGCCTACCAAGAAAAGCTGTCCCGCATGCGCGAAGGCCCCGGCAAGCAAGCGATGAAGCAGAAAGCCCTCAAGGTGCTGCAGCGCCGCAAGGCCTACGAGGCGGAGAAGGACAAGCTCGAGAGCCAGGTGTGGAACATGGAGCAGGCGAGCAACATGCAGGACAACCTGAAGAACGTGATGACGCAGGTGGATgcgatgaagacgacgaataaggagttgaagaagcagtaCGGCAAGATCGATATCGACAAGATTGAGAGGTTGCAGGATGAGATGGCGGATCTGATGGATGTGGGTAATGAGATCCAGGAGAGTTTGGCGAGGAGTTATGATATCCCTGAGgatgtggaggaggatgagctggATGCTGAGTTGGAGGCGTTGGGGATggaggttgagatggagCATGAGATGGGTGGTGCTGTGCCGGGTTTCTTGCAGGATGAGGTCGTGCCAGAGTTTGTGGACGAGCCTCCTCAGACTGAGGATAAGGTGAAGCAGGTTGCTGGTTAA
- a CDS encoding probable F-box/WD-repeat protein gives MSNKNEALSSMDPFSPAHQPDEGYSEDPLTPTVNQELSTALSTALATLRSPSDLSTWLVANSSLLPLEVRTELTMALLDNLPTSVIAEIVHRLNPRLYIDFIQYLPAEICLKILGFLDPVSLVSVTQTCRAWYELALDRKLWERLYYMEGWKTIMSEIEACETKVNNGLDHSIRHLNRLQSMQDAHPNKIRAVVNSDDDLEMTDRDRTPGPSETLAGGSMFGSPSSSFSSSRPAIVPMGEMDLDGLSSRNTSLDRTLSSSSDSRGKRKEPSEDTESSLASMSLADAANTLPPSSLYIWDVGRSRYRINWRYLYGMRRKLEANWELGKYTTFQFPHPNFPEEGHQECVYALQFDKDYLVSGSRDQTMRIWNVRTRRLVRPPLTGHMGSVLCLQFDADPEEDLLVSGSSDSNVFIWKFSTGELVQKLTRAHHESVLNVRFDKRILVTSSKDKTIKIFNRRPLRHGDLGYNGGDLVGPVPVHLRRYGYEPDLSQELPVKPPFTMIGRLDGHSAAVNAIQVRDETIVSVSGDRHIKIWSWPDQACTRTIPAHDKGIACVEFDGRRIVSGSSDWEVCIFDAPTGLKVAQLRGHAHLVRTVQAGFGDLPYSTAEDWAEAKAVDAEYMRALEAGEIDNAMDRRHRRDRRANAGSSRPQDVQAYGAKVPPGGGGGRKYGRIVSGSYDQSIIIWRRDKEGVWKPAIHLRQEEAAAAAQREAAASLSSATSNVAIAGSLASRSSHASTIVPRSPPTSGTPLGPLMLRDHHGDTQRTANSYQVLIDQAVPLGPNSLQHALATYPIALAHHSYLQTTIERETSPLIRAQLRGVVTDALANLQIRQMPMRQQSSSGSSHMSSDSGRTNPRSGQAPHAVPVAGGPAAQPPANNHAQGAPPVQPAQPPVHNGHHAGHHPHIAAAENTSARVFKLQFDAHKIICCSQTPTIVGWDFCNKDPALEEAVRFFATVD, from the exons ATGTCGAATAAGAACGAGGCCTTGTCCTCGATGGATCCCTTCTCACCTGCACATCAACCCGACGAGGGTTACTCCGAAGATCCTCTCACACCAACCGTCAATCAAGAGTTATCGACTGCTCTATCGACTGCTCTTGCTACGCTGCGTTCTCCCTCCGACTTGAGCACATGGCTTGTCGCGAACTCGTCGCTTCTGCCCCTCGAGGTCAGAACAG AGCTGACCATGGCGTTACTCGACAACTTGCCCACGTCCGTCATCGCCGAGATCGTACACCGATTGAATCCAAGACTCTACATCGACTTTATTCAATACCTCCCCGCTGAAATCTGTCTTAAGATTCTAGGTTTCCTCGATCCTGTTTCCCTCGTAAGCGTCACGCAGACATGCCGTGCCTGGTACGAATTGGCGCTTGACCGAAAACTATGGGAGCGTCTATACTATATGGAAGGGTGGAAGACAATTATGAGCGAGATCGAAGCCTGCGAGACTAAGGTCAACAACGGCCTCGACCACTCGATTCGTCACCTCAATCGACTCCAGTCGATGCAGGACGCCCACCCCAACAAGATTCGTGCTGTTGTCAATTCGGATGACGACCTCGAGATGACAGATCGTGACCGCACACCTGGCCCCAGCGAGACCTTGGCCGGCGGAAGCATGTTCGGTAGCCCTTCGTCGTCGTTCTCGTCGAGTCGACCTGCAATCGTGCCCATGGGCGAGATGGACCTTGATGGTCTGTCGAGTAGAAACACGAGCTTGGATCGAACACTTTCGTCATCATCCGACAGCAGGGGAAAGCGTAAAGAACCCAGCGAAGATACCGAGTCCTCTCTCGCTTCAATGTCACTGGCTGATGCCGCCAACACATTACCACCGTCATCATTGTACATCTGGGATGTGGGTCGATCACGATATCGTATCAACTGGCGCTATCTGTACGGCATGCGACGGAAGTTGGAGGCGAATTGGGAGCTTGGAAAATACACCACTTTCCAATTTCCTCATCCCAATTTCCCAGAGGAAGGACATCAGGAGTGCGTTTATGCTCTACAGTTTGACAAAGACTACTTGGTGAGCGGTAGCAGGGATCAGACCATGCGTATCTGGAATGTTCGCACCCGCCGACTTGTCCGACCACCTCTGACGGGACACATGGGATCTGTCCTGTGTCTCCAGTTCGATGCTGACCCCGAAGAAGATCTCCTTGTTTCTGGAAGTAGTGACTCCAACGTCTTCATTTGGAAGTTTTCGACTGGTGAGCTGGTGCAGAAACTAACAAGAGCTCATCACGAATCCGTTCTCAATGTGCGCTTTGATAAACGAATTCTGGTTACATCTTCCAAGGATAAGAcaatcaagatcttcaacagGCGCCCGTTGAGACATGGCGATTTGGGCTACAACGGTGGCGATCTGGTCGGCCCAGTGCCTGTTCACCTGCGAAGGTACGGTTATGAGCCGGACCTTTCCCAGGAACTTCCCGTCAAGCCTCCTTTCACCATGATCGGTCGTCTGGATGGACATAGTGCTGCCGTAAACGCCATTCAAGTTCGTGACGAGACCATTGTTTCAGTATCGGGAGATAGGCATATCAAGATATGGAGTTGGCCAGATCAGGCCTGTACTCGGACGATTCCAGCACACGACAAGGGAATCGCGTGCGTGGAGTTTGACGGGCGCAGGATTGTAAGTGGCAGCAGTGACTGGGAGGTCTGCATTTTTGATGCACCTACTGGCCTTAAGGTTGCTCAGTTGCGAGGACACGCCCACCTGGTGCGCACTGTCCAGGCGGGATTCGGTGATCTGCCGTACAGCACAGCGGAAGACTGGGCGGAAGCCAAGGCGGTTGATGCTGAGTACATGCGCGCGCTTGAGGCTGGAGAGATTGATAATGCCATGGATAGGAGGCATAGGAGAGACCGTCGGGCAAATGCTGGAAGCTCTCGACCTCAAGATGTTCAGGCATATGGCGCCAAGGTACCCCcaggaggtggtggaggcAGAAAGTATGGTCGCATTGTATCTGGTTCCTACGATCAGAGCATTATCATCTGGCGACGCGACAAGGAAGGTGTTTGGAAGCCCGCAATCCACCTTCGACAAGAGGAGGCTGCAGCTGCCGCCCAGCGTGAGGCTGCGGCCAGCTTGTCGAGCGCAACGTCGAACGTCGCGATAGCCGGATCTCTGGCTAGTAGGTCTTCACATGCATCCACAATCGTGCCTCGATCACCGCCTACGAGCGGCACTCCTCTTGGACCTTTGATGCTGCGCGATCACCACGGGGATACCCAGCGAACGGCAAACTCATACCAAGTGCTGATCGACCAGGCAGTACCCCTTGGGCCCAACTCGTTACAACATGCGCTTGCAACATACCCGATTGCGCTGGCTCATCATTCCTACCTACAAACAACCATTGAACGCGAAACGTCGCCTTTGATCCGAGCCCAGCTTAGAGGGGTGGTAACGGATGCTTTGGCCAACCTCCAAATTCGACAAATGCCGATGCGACAGCAGTCGAGTTCTGGTAGTTCTCACATGTCCAGTGATAGCGGCCGCACCAACCCGAGATCCGGTCAAGCGCCTCATGCGGTACCCGTTGCAGGAGGGCCAGCTGCGCAACCTCCAGCTAATAACCATGCACAAGGTGCGCCTCCTGTACAGCCAGCTCAACCTCCAGTTCACAATGGTCATCATGCAGGCCATCATCCTCATATCGCCGCGGCCGAGAACACGTCAGCACGAGTCTTCAAACTACAATTTGATGCGCATAAAATTATTTGCTGTAGTCAAACTCCAACGATTGTTGGATGGGATTTCTGTAATAAGGATCCCGCGTTGGAGGAAGCTGTTCGATTCTTTGCAACAGTCGACTAG
- a CDS encoding related to monocarboxylate transporter 2, with translation MAAQQTTAPSSPRNSELTLQNQVGYNNEKSDLEEGTTQPEPAAAPAGSGAPDGGLTAWLVVLGAWCTSFCSFGWINSVGAFQEYYQNDLLKQYSSSTIAWIPSLQIFFIMGMGPIIGKLYDSYGPRWLIFVGSFMHVFGIMMASISTEYYQILLSQGVCSAIGVSAIFQPALSTIHGWFDSNRGAAFGILSTGSSIGGVIFPIMVTRLIKQVGFGWSMRICAFMILGLLIIANLTVRSIHPPNPQKVTRAQLARPFHEPEFIFCMLGFFFFTFGIFIPIDYLPVQALHAGVDPNLVQYLIPILNAASLFGRIGSGILGDKMGRYNIFIIVGFLSGVWILALWIPCNSQNGIIAFAALFGFCSGAYVSLIAPLVAQISPLPEIGFRSGIVFFVSSIGGLTTNPINGSILEKPTGWLGVKIFAGVFCLTGTMFILSTRIHRVGWKITATF, from the exons atggctgctcAACAAACCACCGCGCCTTCGTCGCCTCGCAACTCGGAGCTCACGCTTCAGAACCAGGTTGGTTACAACAACGAAAAGTCTGATCTTGAGGAGGGTACCACACAGCCTGAGCCTGCGGCTGCACCAGCTGGAAGTGGCGCGCCTGACGGTGGTCTCACAGCCTggcttgttgttcttggcgcTTGGTGTACCTCTTTTTGCAGTTTTGGCTGGATCAACA GTGTTGGTGCCTTTCAGGAATACTACCAGAATGATCTTTTGAAGCAATATTCTTCGAGTACCATCGCATGGATCCCTTCGCTGcagatcttcttcatcatggggATGGGTCCGATTATCGGAAAGCTTTACGACAGCTACGGACCGCGGTGGTTGATTTTTGTTGGAAGTTTCATGCATGTCTTTGGTATCATGATGGCGTCGATCAGTACCGAGTACTACCAGATTCTTCTGTCTCAGGGTGTCTGCTCTGCCATCGGTGTCTCAGCTATCTTCCAGCCAG CCCTATCGACGATTCACGGATGGTTTGACAGCAATAGAGGAGCTGCCTTTGGCATCCTTTCAACCGGCTCGAGTATCGGTGGCGTCATCTTCCCCATCATGGTAACCCGCCTCATCAAGCAAGTCGGATTTGGGTGGTCCATGCGAATCTGCGCCTTTATGATCCTCGGACTCCTCATTATCGCCAACCTTACAGTCAGATCGATTCACCCTCCCAACCCTCAGAAGGTCACCCGCGCCCAGTTGGCCAGGCCATTCCACGAGCCAGAATTCATCTTCTGTATGCTtggattcttcttcttcaccttcggAATCTTCATTCCTATCGACTACCTGCCCGTTCAGGCCCTTCATGCTGGCGTGGACCCCAACCTTGTTCAGTATTTGATTCCCATCCTCAACGCAGCCAGTCTTTTTGGCCGGATTGGTTCAGGAATTCTTGGTGATAAGATGGGCCGCTACAACATCTTTATTATTGTCGGTTTCCTTTCTGGTGTCTGGATCCTTGCCCTTTGGATCCCGTGCAACTCGCAGAACGGCATCATTGCCTTTGCAGCCTTGTTTGGTTTCTGTTCTGGCGCATACGTCTCTTTGATTGCACCACTCGTTGCTCAGATCTCCCCTCTTCCAGAAATTGGATTCCGTAGCGGAATAGTTTTCTTCGTCTCCTCGATCGGTGGACTCACCACCAACCCAATCAACGGCTCCATCCTCGAGAAGCCCACAGGATGGCTTGGAGTCAAGATTTTTGCTGGTGTCTTTTGCCTGACTGGCACGATGTTCATCCTTTCTACGAGAATCCATCGTGTTGGATGGAAGATTACGGCAACCTTTTAA
- a CDS encoding related to pyridoxine 4-dehydrogenase, protein MAPPASLPTKPLSRTGRQIPALGFGLMGLSAVYGPIDNDEKRLAVLDRAWELGYTNWDTANAYGDSEVLLGKWFKLHPERRADIFLATKFGLRTGIDENGAWTRWADNSPEFFNECLEGSLQKMGVDYVDLYYAHRLDTEVPVEKTMELMVKAKQEGKIKAIGISECAASSIRRAYAVAPVDAIQVEYSPFTLDIEKEEILSTCRELGITIFAYSPLGRGFLTGQIKSSDDFVPEDLRRMLPRFSPENFPKNLVLVERLKALADEKGCTPGQLVLAWLSALGEDIIPIPGTKKIKYMEENLGALKVQLSPEEVQKIRDEVEKAEVAGHRNPPGLFNEYTVTVEL, encoded by the exons ATGGCACCTCCGGCCTCTCTGCCCACTAAACCTCTTAGCAGAACAGGACGTCAGATACCTGCTCTTGGTTTCGGATTGATGGGTCTGAGTGCAGTCTATGGGCCCATTGA CAATGATGAGAAACGCCTAGCAGTTCTGGACCGCGCCTGGGAGCTCGGCTACACGAACTGGGACACCGCAAATGCCTACGGTGATAGCGAAGTCCTGCTCGGAAAGTGGTTCAAGCTGCACCCTGAGCGTCGGGCTGACATATTTCTTGCCACAAAGTTTGGCTTGAGAACTGGAATCGACGAAAACGGGGCGTGGACTAGGTGGGCTGACAACAGTCCTGAATTCTTCAATGAGTGTCTCGAGGGTAGTTTGCAAAAGATGGGTGTTGATTATGTTGATCTTTACTATGCTCATCGTCTTGACACCGAGGTGCCCGTTGAGAAGACTATGGAGCTGATGGTCAAGGCTAAGCA AGAAGGCAAAATAAAAGCCATAGGCATCTCCGAATGCGCCGCCAGCAGTATCCGACGAGCCTACGCCGTCGCCCCCGTTGATGCCATCCAGGTTGAATACAGTCCTTTCACATTGGATATTGAAAAAGAGGAGATACTCTCCACTTGCCGGGAGCTTGGAATCACCATCTTTGCGTACTCGCCTCTGGGTCGTGGCTTCTTGACAGGTCAGATCAAAAGCAGTGATGACTTTGTGCCTGAGGACCTCCGTCGCATGTTGCCTCGCTTTAGCCCCGAGAACTTTCCAAAGAACCTAGTTCTTGTTGAACGTCTCAAGGCACTTGCAGATGAGAAGGGCTGCACGCCGGGTCAGTTGGTGCTCGCCTGGCTATCGGCCTTGGGCGAGGATATTATCCCAATCCCCGGAACGAAGAAGATTAAGTATATGGAGGAGAATCTAGGTGCACTAAAAGTGCAGCTCTCTCCAGAGGAGGTGCAGAAGATCAGGgatgaggtcgagaaggctgaggttgcGGGCCATCGAAACCCGCCGGGTTTGTTCAATGAGTATACGGTTACTGTTGAGCTTTGA